Proteins encoded within one genomic window of Carboxydocella sporoproducens DSM 16521:
- the yfcE gene encoding phosphodiesterase, protein MRIGVISDTHGNSQVWQEAWQQVLADCDLILHAGDILAPGPRNPITAGYNPPALAEALNSLTRPWLAVRGNCDAEVDEMMLARQLPPLTQVHTSFGLLVITHGHQYDGPAGLIKLAKQQKARVVISGHTHVPVLLEQEGTFLLNPGSPTLPKEDWPPTLAVVTERGIQLLNLQNGAVIKEINW, encoded by the coding sequence ATGCGGATAGGAGTGATTTCTGATACTCATGGCAATTCTCAGGTCTGGCAAGAGGCCTGGCAGCAGGTACTGGCCGATTGTGATTTGATTTTGCATGCCGGGGATATCCTGGCTCCTGGCCCCCGTAACCCGATTACAGCCGGATACAATCCGCCGGCGCTGGCGGAGGCCCTTAACAGCTTAACCCGACCCTGGCTGGCAGTGCGGGGCAATTGTGATGCCGAAGTGGATGAAATGATGCTGGCTCGCCAGCTCCCTCCTTTGACTCAGGTACATACTTCCTTTGGTTTACTGGTTATAACCCATGGGCATCAATATGATGGCCCCGCTGGTCTGATTAAGCTGGCTAAACAGCAGAAAGCCCGGGTGGTGATCAGCGGCCATACCCATGTGCCTGTACTGCTGGAACAGGAAGGGACCTTTTTGTTAAATCCGGGCAGTCCTACTTTGCCTAAAGAGGATTGGCCTCCGACCCTGGCGGTAGTGACTGAACGGGGCATTCAGCTGCTTAATCTTCAGAATGGTGCAGTGATAAAGGAAATTAACTGGTAG
- a CDS encoding cupin domain-containing protein: protein MSQHVNVIQNPAFKAEAMNKIANFSGGMLGVDTYYFKPGQVLDYHRHPEGDQVFFVFQGEGEFYLDNGNGEEKIAVAAGSIIYVPAGTWHKLVNSGNSDMIASQATKAGAGMELRK, encoded by the coding sequence ATGAGTCAACACGTAAATGTCATTCAAAATCCCGCTTTTAAAGCAGAAGCTATGAATAAAATCGCCAACTTCAGCGGCGGCATGCTGGGGGTTGACACTTACTACTTCAAACCCGGCCAGGTGCTGGATTACCATCGCCATCCGGAAGGCGACCAGGTTTTCTTTGTCTTCCAGGGCGAAGGGGAGTTTTATCTGGATAATGGCAATGGGGAAGAGAAAATCGCTGTTGCTGCTGGTTCCATTATCTATGTACCGGCAGGTACCTGGCATAAACTGGTCAATAGCGGCAATAGTGACATGATCGCTTCCCAGGCTACCAAAGCCGGAGCTGGTATGGAATTGCGCAAATAA